In one window of Palaemon carinicauda isolate YSFRI2023 chromosome 2, ASM3689809v2, whole genome shotgun sequence DNA:
- the LOC137623047 gene encoding aldo-keto reductase family 1 member B1-like yields the protein MAKAVPDVVLPNGRKMPIIGLGTFKSPPEEMKTVISTALECGYRHIDAAYVYQNEESIGEVLKEWLDSGRITREELFITTKLPMIANRAGDVERFMDKSLKMLHLDYVDLYLIHCPVGLKVNNGGDSGLLGDKENRVLDLETDLESVYKAMEELVDCGKAKAIGLSNFNSK from the exons ATGGCCAAAGCCGTGCCCGATGTAGTGCTGCCAAACGGCAGGAAGATGCCTATTATCGGTCTAGGAACTTTTAAG TCCCCACCAGAAGAAATGAAAACGGTGATTAGCACAGCACTCGAGTGCGGATACCGGCACATCGACGCCGCTTACGTCTACCAGAACGAGGAATCTATTGGAGAGGTCTTGAAAGAGTGGTTGGACAGCGGAAGGATCACCCGCGAGGAACTCTTCATCACCACTAAG TTGCCAATGATTGCCAACCGAGCTGGCGATGTGGAGAGATTCATGGACAAGTCTCTCAAGATGCTTCATTTGGACTACGTCGATCTCTATCTGATTCACTGCCCCGTAGGACTGAAAG TGAACAACGGTGGCGATTCGGGGCTTCTGGGCGACAAAGAGAACAGAGTCCTGGATTTAGAAACTGACCTGGAGTCTGTTTACAAAGCGATGGAGGAGTTG GTTGATTGTGGGAAGGCGAAGGCGATCGGACTTTCCAATTTCAATAGCAAA
- the LOC137623854 gene encoding uncharacterized protein yields the protein MLCSCDICNRLNSTDDHVRVTMSLCCRDTDQKSPLLEGRTSNALAKETETEERQHPLGLTSPSPNRQLRRARSPERLEYNRQAKKCKFASPDSSSDEESEEEEEEEEEEEEEEVSELESQQIRQKIDECRLETEDLKKELVRLQLSMTRLETEQAALKLIFV from the exons ATGTTGTGCTCGTGTGACATTTGTAACAGATTAAATTCAACCGATGATCATGTGCGTGTCACCATGTCGCTGTGTTGTAGAGACACGGACCAGAAGTCACCATTATTAGAAG GAAGGACATCGAATGCTTTAGCGAAAGAAAcagaaacagaagaaagacagcATCCACTAGGTCTAACGAGCCCTAGTCCCAATCGCCAGCTCAGACGAGCGAGAAGTCCGGAAAGGTTGGAATACAACAGACAAGCGAAGAAGTGTAAATTCGCTAGTCCGGACTCTTCCAGCGACGAAgaaagcgaagaagaagaagaagaggaagaagaagaagaagaagaagaagtcagtgAGTTAGAATCCCAGCAGATTCGCCAAAAGATTGACGAGTGCAGATTGGAAACGGAAGATCTGAAGAAGGAACTAGTTCGACTACAGTTGTCTATGACTAGGTTGGAAACCGAACAAGCCGCACTCAAGCTGATTTTCGTTTGA